One segment of Allorhodopirellula heiligendammensis DNA contains the following:
- a CDS encoding beta-ketoacyl synthase N-terminal-like domain-containing protein: protein MANTQNVRVGEPIAVIGRGCHLPGAAGLDAYWQLILSGRCTQAPLPPERLDRDLLYDRRKGVRNKTYADLGCLVEPMDFSNPGCRLPHALKVHPEPLYPTLAAVAFDSVDDAGIDPLDMPTDNLGVYIGHTRAGNLAGDLAFANYIDQVAGLLDRTPAAESILADRVRDVQERLISDVRGAYPDDCTSPMGASSSARCVSDALRASGPYMTFNAACASSTQALIQAVYALQNGRVDMAIAGGASYCHSDTLVLFSQAQSLSANGTRPWDAAADGLVVGEGYVSLLLCRLSDAIDGGYPVHAVFSGLGLSSDGKGKSLWAPRKVGQMLAINRAYQGDVRRRDVGYIEAHATSTQVGDATEIEAIAASYQDEIPAGSRIPIGSVKANIGHTLETAGIAGVLKCLLAIEHQTIPPVRHIETPNPKIDWDCLPLEVPTEARAWRPGKQGWVAGVNAFGIGGLNTHVVLHRPVAQSSVVPANVSTSETEGASQRVDTKPSERQDAIAIVGVGCVLPGAYGANDCDAFWQRLSKNESALSFVPEQRWNHSAYMQPIDLQRPAVRSNLGGVVQDYCYDWRRHKVPPKQIANASPLQFMLLDAVDAAVANAGIVFDESNRQRTGVVVGTAFGGEFSNALQMGLRIPELRKRLAPLLDAEKLCPDDRDNLLDAFTESLLREMPALLDETGSFTSSSLASRISKSLDLMGGAVAVDAGIGSSGAAMACCIDQLLHGDNDLMICVGANQDLGPSRYIGMTRGGLLGSCEGSDGIFPGEGCVVLLLQRQRDALQAGRPIHAIVEQLSCGYATAAPERSLALATQRLLERCAIPKSDLPSTHFDRHGINADEAEVAAVCRWSLRHMASSQGGVARDASQLVGHLDGGSMAVTALSSLTDWPVAASPKDPTTTVRRLVTGGSAHETRYQLLLREN, encoded by the coding sequence ATGGCAAATACACAGAACGTCAGGGTAGGCGAGCCAATTGCGGTGATTGGTCGTGGTTGCCATCTGCCTGGTGCAGCGGGACTCGACGCTTACTGGCAGTTGATTCTGTCGGGTCGTTGCACCCAAGCTCCGCTGCCTCCCGAGCGGCTCGACCGAGACCTGTTGTATGACCGGCGGAAGGGAGTCCGCAATAAGACGTACGCGGATCTTGGATGCTTGGTGGAACCGATGGACTTCTCCAACCCAGGTTGCCGCTTACCGCACGCCCTCAAAGTGCACCCAGAACCGCTCTATCCCACATTGGCCGCCGTGGCCTTTGACAGTGTCGATGACGCAGGGATCGATCCGCTGGACATGCCAACTGATAATCTCGGTGTTTATATTGGTCACACGCGGGCAGGCAATCTCGCCGGTGATCTCGCGTTTGCAAACTACATCGACCAAGTAGCCGGTTTGCTCGACCGTACGCCAGCAGCAGAATCGATACTTGCCGATCGCGTCCGCGATGTGCAAGAGCGATTAATTTCCGACGTGCGTGGTGCCTATCCGGATGACTGCACGTCACCCATGGGCGCCAGCAGCAGCGCACGGTGTGTGAGCGATGCGCTGCGTGCGAGCGGACCATACATGACGTTCAATGCGGCGTGCGCATCGTCAACGCAGGCGTTGATACAAGCAGTCTACGCGCTCCAGAATGGGCGCGTCGATATGGCGATAGCGGGTGGAGCATCCTACTGCCACAGCGACACGCTCGTACTGTTTTCTCAGGCGCAATCGCTCTCTGCCAACGGAACGCGCCCGTGGGACGCCGCCGCCGATGGATTGGTCGTCGGTGAAGGCTACGTCAGCCTGTTGCTGTGTCGTTTGTCAGATGCCATTGATGGTGGGTACCCTGTACATGCCGTATTTTCTGGATTGGGACTGTCGTCCGACGGCAAGGGCAAGAGCCTATGGGCGCCACGAAAGGTAGGCCAAATGTTGGCCATCAATCGTGCCTATCAAGGCGACGTGCGACGGCGGGATGTCGGCTATATCGAAGCCCATGCCACTAGCACGCAAGTCGGTGATGCGACCGAAATCGAAGCGATCGCTGCCAGTTACCAAGATGAAATCCCGGCAGGCAGCCGCATTCCGATTGGCAGTGTGAAGGCTAATATCGGCCATACCCTAGAAACCGCTGGCATCGCCGGAGTTCTGAAGTGTTTGCTTGCGATAGAGCATCAGACGATTCCACCGGTACGACATATCGAGACCCCCAATCCGAAAATTGACTGGGATTGTTTGCCGCTCGAAGTACCGACCGAGGCGCGAGCGTGGCGGCCAGGCAAACAGGGCTGGGTGGCAGGTGTCAACGCGTTTGGCATCGGCGGGCTGAATACTCACGTGGTTTTGCATCGGCCAGTGGCGCAGTCATCGGTCGTTCCCGCCAATGTCAGCACGAGCGAGACTGAAGGAGCATCGCAAAGAGTTGATACCAAACCATCTGAACGGCAGGATGCAATAGCCATCGTCGGCGTGGGCTGTGTTCTGCCAGGAGCGTATGGCGCGAATGATTGTGATGCATTCTGGCAACGCTTGAGCAAGAATGAATCCGCGTTGAGCTTCGTGCCCGAGCAGCGTTGGAACCACTCGGCATACATGCAACCAATTGATTTGCAGCGTCCTGCCGTGCGATCGAATCTGGGAGGTGTGGTTCAAGACTATTGTTACGATTGGCGGCGTCACAAGGTCCCACCAAAGCAGATCGCAAACGCCAGCCCGCTGCAGTTTATGTTGCTCGATGCTGTCGATGCGGCGGTTGCCAACGCAGGCATTGTGTTCGACGAATCCAATCGCCAACGTACTGGTGTCGTTGTCGGCACCGCGTTCGGCGGTGAGTTCAGCAACGCGTTGCAGATGGGGTTGCGCATTCCTGAACTGCGCAAGCGGTTGGCCCCCCTGCTCGATGCAGAAAAATTATGCCCCGATGATCGGGACAATCTGCTGGATGCGTTCACGGAGTCGTTGCTGCGTGAAATGCCGGCTCTGTTGGATGAGACCGGCAGCTTTACGAGTAGCTCTTTAGCATCGCGCATCTCAAAAAGTCTTGATTTGATGGGCGGCGCTGTCGCAGTGGATGCAGGGATTGGCTCCTCGGGCGCGGCGATGGCCTGCTGCATCGACCAACTCCTGCACGGCGATAATGATCTGATGATCTGCGTCGGTGCCAACCAAGATCTAGGGCCGTCCCGCTATATAGGCATGACGCGTGGTGGATTGCTGGGCAGCTGCGAGGGCAGCGACGGTATCTTTCCAGGCGAAGGTTGCGTTGTGCTCTTGCTCCAGCGTCAGCGGGATGCCCTGCAGGCAGGGCGTCCGATTCATGCGATCGTGGAGCAACTCTCATGCGGATACGCGACGGCCGCCCCAGAGCGATCGCTGGCGTTGGCGACGCAGAGACTCCTCGAGCGGTGTGCGATTCCGAAATCAGACCTTCCGAGCACTCATTTTGACCGACATGGGATCAACGCTGACGAAGCGGAAGTCGCAGCTGTCTGCCGTTGGTCGCTTCGTCATATGGCATCCAGTCAGGGAGGAGTCGCTCGCGATGCCAGTCAGCTCGTAGGGCATCTCGACGGCGGATCCATGGCGGTCACTGCACTCTCCTCGCTGACCGATTGGCCAGTTGCCGCTTCCCCAAAAGACCCGACGACCACGGTCCGCCGCTTGGTAACCGGTGGCAGCGCTCATGAAACACGTTATCAACTACTCCTTAGAGAGAATTAA
- a CDS encoding sulfatase: MRWCFLIALTWFSPTLSHAVERFNVLFIISDDLTATALSCYGNSRCKTPNIDSLAARGTRFTRAYCQGTYCGPSRASFMSGYYPHATGTLGYTNPRPQIGDRAMWPEYFKNNGYYSGRVSKIFHMGVPGGIQTGGDGRQHDGGNGADDERSWTERFNSPGPEWMAAGDGETLENNPLGKKPVVGGNTFVVVEADGDDGVHSDGKTAEKAAQLIREHADVPFWLGVGFVRPHVPFVAPRAYFEPFKPYDQLPLPPRVNDDWMDIPTPGINYKTSANMKMDHRRQKKALGGYYASVAYMDAQVGKVLDALRQSGVEDKTIVIFTSDHGYHLGEHDFWAKVSLHEESAAVPLIICVPGKQPAVCHSLVELLDLYPTTVSLCGLDPVPHLQGRDISPMLDAAGAQVRDAAFSVAPSRKGFLIREDRWAYIQYGEDGSGGRELFDMQADPQQFTNLVNSAEHAARVASMQAKVARKLVEVRDNDLHNE; this comes from the coding sequence ATGAGATGGTGTTTTCTGATCGCGCTGACGTGGTTCTCGCCGACATTGAGTCACGCGGTCGAGCGGTTCAACGTGTTGTTTATTATCTCCGACGACCTGACAGCGACGGCGCTTTCATGCTACGGCAATTCCCGATGCAAGACACCCAACATTGATTCTTTAGCCGCCCGCGGGACCCGGTTCACGCGCGCCTATTGCCAAGGAACCTACTGTGGTCCGTCGCGGGCATCATTCATGTCGGGCTACTACCCTCACGCCACTGGAACATTGGGATACACCAATCCACGTCCGCAGATCGGCGACCGTGCGATGTGGCCCGAGTACTTCAAAAACAATGGATATTACTCCGGTCGAGTCAGCAAAATATTTCACATGGGAGTCCCCGGCGGCATCCAGACAGGTGGCGATGGTCGCCAACACGACGGTGGAAACGGTGCCGATGATGAGCGTTCATGGACCGAACGATTCAATAGCCCAGGACCGGAATGGATGGCGGCGGGCGACGGCGAAACACTTGAAAACAATCCCCTCGGCAAAAAGCCAGTTGTCGGAGGAAACACATTCGTGGTGGTCGAGGCGGATGGCGATGATGGAGTTCATTCCGACGGTAAAACTGCGGAGAAAGCCGCCCAACTTATTCGTGAACATGCTGACGTGCCATTCTGGCTGGGCGTCGGTTTTGTCAGACCGCACGTCCCGTTCGTCGCCCCACGTGCCTATTTCGAACCGTTCAAGCCCTACGATCAACTTCCATTGCCGCCGCGCGTCAACGATGACTGGATGGATATCCCAACTCCAGGCATCAACTACAAAACTAGCGCGAACATGAAAATGGACCACCGTCGTCAGAAAAAGGCTCTCGGTGGGTACTATGCCTCGGTTGCCTACATGGACGCACAGGTGGGAAAGGTGCTCGATGCTTTGCGGCAGTCGGGCGTCGAGGACAAGACGATCGTCATTTTTACGAGCGACCATGGTTACCATCTGGGGGAGCACGACTTTTGGGCCAAGGTATCCCTGCACGAGGAGTCCGCTGCCGTTCCTCTGATCATATGCGTCCCTGGAAAGCAACCGGCGGTCTGCCATAGCCTCGTTGAGTTGCTCGATTTGTATCCAACAACCGTCAGTCTATGCGGGCTCGATCCGGTACCCCATTTACAAGGTAGGGATATTTCGCCCATGCTCGATGCTGCTGGGGCCCAAGTTCGCGACGCAGCGTTCAGTGTCGCTCCCTCGCGGAAGGGTTTCCTGATTCGCGAAGACCGCTGGGCCTACATCCAATACGGCGAAGACGGCTCGGGTGGGCGTGAGCTATTCGATATGCAAGCTGATCCCCAGCAATTCACGAACCTTGTAAACTCAGCGGAGCATGCAGCCCGCGTTGCCAGCATGCAAGCGAAGGTGGCTCGCAAATTGGTTGAAGTTCGCGATAACGATCTGCACAATGAGTAA
- a CDS encoding SDR family oxidoreductase yields MRTRSHRNYVILTGATGLLGEYLIRDLVAKGVSLAVIARPSRNLSADQRVAAICRRWQRLSGQALPRPVVLEGHLNEPGWGLSRDQHRWIANNCDCLLNNAASLEFVAASREAEPWKTNFHGTERMLELAENWGIADLHHVSTAYVCGRRTGKILETELDEGQQFGNDYESSKCASELMVRAASDCFESTTILRPAIITGDYYTGYTSTFHGLYAPLKIAASLLHRAPLFEVSEQSLVATLGLSGDEEKNFVPVDWVSNAISSIVCDRDLHGRTYHLTAERRTSCELLADEMHEVFSEHALEVLWQEVEKSKASRKFANGKPTSPKEEPTFSVETMQASFRSQMEIYQAYWRNDPVFDRTQLTAALPHLPPPAVDRECIRRLCRYALKKNFGWPRPPVVMPAFNAAAKLRSQGFHSQPQATSDVRPSDLNLRILGDGGGDFAVRFSPDNAEATWVNAGFDVNQTRTCVMSAATLQRLIDEDFSLPRAISLGAVVMMSASRTPGTCSGTDVHRSGEGRSGHEMDFCRNSMERWMKGLSEETTQHAYSIPR; encoded by the coding sequence ATGCGAACAAGATCACATCGCAACTACGTCATTCTAACCGGCGCCACAGGGCTGCTTGGCGAGTATTTGATTCGTGATCTCGTCGCGAAGGGCGTGTCGTTGGCGGTGATCGCGCGGCCGTCGCGAAATTTGTCCGCTGATCAACGCGTCGCGGCGATCTGCCGCCGCTGGCAACGGCTCAGCGGACAGGCTTTGCCTCGCCCCGTCGTACTTGAAGGGCACCTCAACGAACCTGGTTGGGGGCTATCAAGAGATCAACACCGCTGGATCGCAAACAACTGCGATTGCCTGCTGAATAATGCCGCAAGTTTAGAATTCGTTGCCGCCTCCCGTGAGGCTGAGCCGTGGAAGACTAATTTTCACGGCACCGAGCGTATGTTGGAACTTGCTGAGAACTGGGGCATCGCTGATTTGCATCATGTCAGCACCGCGTACGTTTGCGGTCGCCGCACCGGCAAGATATTAGAGACAGAACTCGACGAAGGCCAGCAATTTGGCAACGACTACGAATCGAGCAAGTGTGCGTCAGAACTAATGGTACGTGCGGCGTCGGACTGCTTTGAGAGCACTACGATTTTACGGCCGGCAATCATTACTGGTGATTACTATACCGGATACACCAGTACGTTTCACGGTTTGTACGCTCCGCTGAAGATTGCGGCATCGCTCTTGCACCGAGCTCCCTTGTTCGAGGTTTCCGAACAGTCACTTGTTGCCACTCTCGGCTTGTCCGGCGATGAGGAAAAAAACTTTGTGCCCGTCGATTGGGTCAGCAATGCGATCAGTTCGATTGTCTGCGATCGAGATCTGCATGGTCGCACCTACCATTTAACAGCGGAACGTCGAACGTCGTGTGAACTTCTGGCCGACGAAATGCACGAGGTGTTCTCCGAGCACGCGTTAGAGGTGTTGTGGCAAGAAGTCGAGAAATCCAAGGCGTCACGCAAGTTTGCGAACGGTAAACCCACCTCCCCCAAGGAGGAGCCGACATTCAGTGTCGAGACCATGCAGGCATCATTTCGTTCGCAAATGGAAATCTACCAAGCGTACTGGCGAAATGATCCGGTATTCGATCGCACGCAGCTCACTGCGGCACTGCCGCATTTACCTCCTCCAGCGGTGGATCGGGAATGCATCCGCAGACTTTGCCGGTATGCATTAAAAAAGAATTTTGGATGGCCTCGTCCGCCGGTGGTGATGCCGGCCTTCAACGCGGCGGCGAAATTGCGGTCGCAGGGTTTTCACTCGCAGCCGCAAGCTACTTCAGACGTTCGGCCAAGTGATCTCAATTTGCGTATTCTTGGTGATGGTGGGGGTGACTTTGCTGTGCGATTCTCCCCTGACAACGCGGAGGCGACTTGGGTGAATGCTGGGTTTGATGTCAATCAAACGAGGACGTGCGTGATGTCAGCTGCCACGCTGCAGCGGCTCATCGACGAAGATTTCTCACTTCCGCGAGCGATCTCGCTCGGTGCGGTAGTTATGATGTCCGCGAGCCGGACACCAGGTACGTGTTCGGGAACGGACGTGCACCGGAGTGGCGAGGGGCGGTCCGGCCACGAAATGGATTTCTGTAGAAACTCGATGGAGCGTTGGATGAAGGGCTTGTCTGAAGAGACAACCCAACACGCATATTCCATTCCGAGGTAA
- a CDS encoding rhodanese-like domain-containing protein has protein sequence MGSIGDFVIQVCNASFFGWEWLRRCLGRPPVERISTSDLKAMLAVDARNLILIDVRSRAEQQVSIIPGAIPQHQVAADPSCLIDKNVVVYCTIGGRSYLVARRLVVAGVHAKNYRDGILGWRRAELPLETMNGAATTAVHTYWRIFHVPGEKGAEN, from the coding sequence GTGGGTTCCATTGGCGACTTCGTCATTCAGGTTTGCAACGCTAGCTTCTTCGGATGGGAGTGGCTGCGTCGCTGCCTAGGACGTCCGCCGGTGGAACGGATCTCGACATCGGATCTAAAAGCGATGCTGGCCGTTGATGCCCGGAATCTTATCCTCATTGACGTAAGGAGCCGGGCTGAACAGCAGGTTTCGATAATCCCAGGCGCAATCCCGCAACATCAGGTTGCGGCGGATCCGTCGTGCTTAATCGACAAGAACGTAGTGGTGTACTGCACAATCGGTGGACGCAGTTACCTGGTTGCCCGGCGACTGGTCGTTGCGGGGGTGCATGCCAAGAATTACCGTGACGGAATTCTCGGCTGGCGCCGCGCCGAACTCCCGCTTGAAACGATGAACGGCGCCGCCACCACGGCTGTCCATACATACTGGCGTATCTTTCACGTCCCTGGTGAAAAAGGGGCCGAGAATTGA
- a CDS encoding cell division protein FtsH has product MDWDWEPDDEDTYTAYHEAGHAIIGCALGARIESVSLSQQSGFDDEQPRRFGDCIVNWGRIDPDHLWQQQRELLTILAGPVAEWVYRGEDADEFDAASWQSDWQQAQRCVATMVSGTEKQHRLLGSVVARLRKMMSREPVWSAVAALADELTIGDPIEAERVAELVLFWWQE; this is encoded by the coding sequence ATGGACTGGGATTGGGAACCGGACGACGAAGACACTTATACGGCGTACCATGAGGCTGGCCATGCTATCATCGGCTGTGCGCTGGGGGCTCGGATCGAATCGGTTTCCCTCTCGCAGCAATCCGGTTTTGACGATGAGCAGCCTCGCCGGTTCGGTGACTGCATTGTGAATTGGGGGCGAATTGACCCCGACCACCTCTGGCAGCAACAGCGGGAACTGCTCACCATTCTAGCGGGGCCCGTCGCTGAATGGGTTTACCGCGGCGAAGATGCCGACGAATTCGATGCAGCGAGTTGGCAATCGGATTGGCAGCAAGCGCAGCGATGCGTCGCAACGATGGTCTCTGGTACTGAAAAGCAGCATCGCCTGCTCGGCAGTGTGGTCGCCAGGTTGAGAAAAATGATGTCTCGAGAGCCGGTCTGGTCCGCCGTCGCGGCACTCGCTGACGAGCTAACAATCGGTGACCCTATTGAGGCTGAGCGAGTCGCCGAATTAGTGTTGTTTTGGTGGCAGGAATAA
- a CDS encoding ABC transporter permease subunit, translated as MIPLRDIGIDRMMVCKNIGQSSLLFVFLGIAMFAFGWVRVWVVKLLDMGKFQNIIEQFRDYERFAPVPFDALFTYTGRVGMTFDEPIVILCTVIWCVARGTDVVSGELGRGTLEMLLSQPISRTRFLLSHAIVSMTGLFALCLLLWAGMAVGIQTTTITETIPPPSIQVPFLGFQIPLSSDPATLDSFALSQRVSPATYSASVLNLFALGFFLLGLSSCLSCFDRYRWRTIGAVMTIYVIQLVMFGLGKTAESLAWLQSWAFFRCYQPQKMTTLVREGGLSSPWSFTEAIEPGWYPPMFYPGLLFIMGLACYLIAIIWFHRRDLPAPL; from the coding sequence ATGATTCCCCTCCGCGACATCGGAATCGACCGGATGATGGTTTGTAAGAACATCGGCCAGTCATCATTGCTCTTCGTATTTCTCGGCATCGCGATGTTCGCCTTTGGCTGGGTTCGAGTGTGGGTAGTCAAGCTACTCGACATGGGCAAGTTCCAGAACATCATTGAGCAATTTCGTGACTACGAGCGGTTCGCTCCGGTCCCCTTCGATGCCTTGTTCACATATACCGGCCGCGTTGGCATGACATTTGACGAACCCATTGTCATTCTGTGCACAGTGATTTGGTGCGTGGCGCGGGGTACTGACGTTGTCAGCGGCGAACTCGGCCGCGGCACTCTGGAAATGCTCTTGAGCCAACCGATTAGCCGCACCCGTTTCCTCTTATCACACGCCATCGTCAGCATGACTGGCTTGTTCGCCCTGTGCCTGCTCCTGTGGGCTGGGATGGCAGTAGGCATTCAAACCACGACGATTACAGAGACAATACCGCCACCCTCCATTCAGGTACCTTTCCTGGGTTTCCAGATTCCGCTATCAAGCGATCCGGCGACGCTCGACTCGTTCGCACTGAGCCAACGAGTCAGCCCCGCGACGTACTCCGCCTCAGTATTGAATCTATTTGCCCTGGGTTTCTTTTTGCTAGGCCTTAGCAGCTGTTTGAGCTGTTTCGATCGTTATCGCTGGCGGACGATTGGTGCCGTGATGACAATCTATGTGATTCAGCTGGTGATGTTTGGACTTGGAAAAACGGCAGAATCATTGGCTTGGCTGCAGTCGTGGGCGTTTTTTCGATGCTATCAACCGCAAAAAATGACAACGCTGGTGCGTGAAGGCGGTCTTAGCTCGCCGTGGAGTTTTACTGAGGCAATCGAACCGGGTTGGTATCCGCCCATGTTCTATCCAGGACTGCTTTTTATAATGGGCTTGGCTTGCTACCTGATCGCAATCATCTGGTTTCACCGGAGAGATCTCCCCGCCCCACTGTAG
- a CDS encoding DUF2237 family protein: MSPNLSGAKNVLGTHLEVCSTDPMTGFYRDGCCNTGGQDVGLHVVCIVATAEFLEFSRARGNDLSTPMPMYQFPGLQPGDRWCLCAARWKEAFDAGKAPQVHLEATHISALEYADLEELQQYSV; this comes from the coding sequence ATGTCGCCAAACCTGTCCGGCGCCAAGAACGTTCTCGGCACCCATCTCGAAGTATGCAGCACCGACCCCATGACCGGTTTCTACCGCGATGGATGCTGCAACACAGGTGGGCAAGATGTGGGGCTGCATGTGGTGTGCATTGTCGCGACAGCCGAGTTTCTCGAGTTCAGTCGAGCCCGCGGTAACGATCTCAGCACGCCCATGCCAATGTACCAATTTCCTGGTCTGCAACCGGGAGATCGGTGGTGCCTTTGCGCCGCACGTTGGAAAGAAGCGTTCGACGCTGGAAAAGCCCCGCAGGTGCACCTGGAAGCCACACATATTTCAGCGTTGGAGTACGCCGACTTAGAAGAGTTGCAGCAGTACAGTGTTTGA
- a CDS encoding aldo/keto reductase, which yields MSEPFDTKVSPLFQSEVVLGLWPIAGVTTIGVTPRDAETTIATAIDLGIRVFDTAYSYGLDGEADRYLAAAIRGNTDRFHVISKVGQHFLANGERVVDSSPATLRKNAEESLRRLGIDCFGTLMLHSIDDNVAIEQSAEALLKMREAGLAKRIGVCNANVQQLRRFAAVCDCEAIQCSLNLLQRENLETVIADASRHDCDVLVYWTLMKGLLAGKISPDHVFPPGDSRPGYAVFQGQRRVQAHRVVDELKKIALETDRSVADLSVSWTLSQPGVTAALVGARRPDQIREVASARPLEPKMLDRVTIAIHDNG from the coding sequence ATGTCAGAACCTTTCGATACAAAAGTTTCACCGCTGTTCCAGTCAGAGGTCGTGTTAGGACTTTGGCCGATCGCGGGGGTCACCACAATCGGTGTGACCCCGCGAGATGCTGAGACCACGATCGCGACCGCCATCGACTTGGGGATTCGTGTCTTCGACACCGCCTACAGCTACGGTCTCGATGGCGAGGCCGATCGCTATCTAGCAGCGGCAATTCGTGGCAACACTGATCGATTTCACGTTATCAGCAAAGTAGGCCAGCACTTTCTCGCCAACGGCGAACGGGTCGTCGACAGTAGCCCGGCGACGCTTCGAAAGAATGCCGAGGAATCATTGCGGAGGCTTGGCATCGATTGCTTCGGTACCTTGATGTTGCATAGCATCGATGACAATGTAGCGATCGAACAGAGTGCCGAGGCGCTTCTGAAGATGCGTGAGGCCGGACTCGCCAAGCGAATCGGCGTGTGCAACGCGAATGTTCAACAACTTCGCCGCTTTGCCGCGGTCTGCGATTGCGAAGCGATCCAGTGCTCGTTGAATTTGCTGCAGCGAGAGAATCTCGAAACGGTGATCGCGGATGCCTCTCGGCACGACTGTGACGTGCTCGTTTACTGGACACTCATGAAAGGACTGTTGGCAGGGAAAATTTCGCCCGATCACGTTTTTCCTCCCGGTGATAGTCGTCCAGGCTACGCAGTGTTTCAGGGGCAACGGCGGGTTCAAGCCCATCGTGTCGTCGACGAACTCAAGAAAATTGCTCTCGAGACAGACCGGAGCGTCGCTGACTTGTCCGTTTCGTGGACATTGTCGCAGCCCGGCGTCACCGCGGCGCTGGTGGGTGCACGCCGGCCGGATCAAATCCGCGAGGTCGCTTCCGCTCGACCGCTTGAACCAAAGATGCTCGACCGCGTGACTATCGCAATTCACGACAACGGATAG
- a CDS encoding ABC transporter ATP-binding protein, which yields MLANIDSTIHSNDLDHIVQTTELTKRYGNFAALHRCSLEVLRGEIFGLLGPNGAGKTTLIRLLLGYLHRTSGEANVAGYDPACDSVEVRRRVAYLPGDARLPRHMRGRGVLEFFAQMHPCGDVQRTLDVANRLDLDLSRRVAFMSTGMRQKLALAVVFGPRTPLLILDEPTANLDPSVRGEVLSLVLSERDEGRTVMFSSHVLSEIEQTCDRVAFLRRGELVRKLVMEDLFQRHRVTATLNPDVFIPEHDPSAALGEVPSDLRGQIAACQISPLGTRGNRVQIDTAGDLSPTLGWLASLPLHHVRIEPLGLHSVYEAVHLGQPDMSSVPQVDSRVAASEVAR from the coding sequence ATGCTCGCCAATATAGACTCAACGATCCATTCCAACGATCTCGATCACATCGTTCAGACCACGGAACTGACGAAGCGATATGGGAACTTCGCCGCACTCCATCGCTGCAGCCTCGAAGTCCTGAGGGGTGAGATTTTCGGGTTGCTCGGTCCTAACGGAGCCGGCAAAACGACGCTGATTCGGTTGCTGCTCGGATATCTGCATCGGACGTCTGGGGAAGCGAACGTGGCGGGATACGATCCTGCGTGCGATAGTGTGGAGGTGAGGCGACGGGTGGCGTACCTGCCCGGGGACGCGAGATTGCCTCGCCATATGAGAGGGCGTGGCGTCTTGGAGTTTTTCGCCCAGATGCACCCCTGTGGTGACGTGCAGCGAACCCTGGATGTTGCCAACCGACTGGATCTCGACCTCTCCCGACGGGTGGCGTTTATGTCGACGGGCATGAGGCAGAAACTCGCTCTCGCGGTGGTGTTTGGTCCCCGCACGCCACTGCTGATTCTCGATGAGCCGACCGCGAACCTCGATCCCAGCGTGCGAGGGGAGGTCCTGTCGTTAGTATTGAGTGAACGCGATGAGGGACGAACAGTGATGTTTTCATCCCACGTCCTGTCTGAAATCGAACAAACATGCGATCGAGTTGCGTTCTTGCGTCGAGGAGAGTTGGTCCGGAAGCTTGTGATGGAAGATCTTTTTCAACGTCACCGCGTGACCGCAACACTGAACCCGGATGTCTTCATCCCTGAGCACGACCCATCGGCAGCATTGGGCGAAGTGCCCAGCGATCTACGTGGCCAGATCGCTGCCTGCCAGATTAGCCCGTTAGGAACCCGTGGGAACCGTGTGCAGATCGACACGGCGGGTGATCTCTCACCCACTCTGGGATGGCTGGCGTCGCTTCCGCTACACCATGTTCGCATTGAGCCGCTTGGTCTTCATAGCGTGTACGAGGCCGTGCACCTGGGCCAACCTGACATGTCGAGTGTGCCCCAAGTTGATTCCCGAGTCGCCGCTAGCGAGGTAGCCCGATGA